A single window of Desulfovibrio sp. G11 DNA harbors:
- a CDS encoding HpcH/HpaI aldolase family protein, producing MTVHEIRALLAADKATVGTWLQLPSADVAELMARAGYDWVAVDMEHGSFGRTGLPDIFRAIECGGAAPFARLPEAGKTQIKSALEAGAQGLIFPMIESREQLDRAIDWAVYPGQDHWRSAGETAGEYRGVGFCRANAFGKCFDEYRGSLAPEIFLVAQIEHIRAVENLDAILSHPRLDAIMVGPYDLSGSMGLTGQFDHKDFKAAMERIAAACARHKARMGLHIVQPDPVELGRQIAAGSRFIAYGIDSVFLWHAAERPDQGE from the coding sequence ATGACCGTACATGAAATACGCGCGCTTCTGGCTGCGGACAAAGCCACAGTAGGTACATGGCTGCAGCTGCCTTCTGCGGATGTGGCGGAGCTTATGGCTCGCGCGGGCTATGACTGGGTGGCTGTGGATATGGAACACGGCTCCTTTGGCCGCACCGGGCTGCCGGACATCTTCCGGGCCATCGAATGCGGTGGGGCTGCACCCTTTGCCCGCCTGCCCGAAGCCGGGAAAACCCAGATCAAGTCCGCTCTGGAGGCGGGTGCTCAAGGGCTGATTTTTCCCATGATTGAAAGCCGTGAGCAACTGGACCGCGCCATTGACTGGGCCGTTTATCCCGGCCAGGACCATTGGCGTTCCGCCGGAGAAACCGCCGGTGAATACAGGGGAGTGGGCTTCTGCCGGGCCAATGCATTCGGCAAATGCTTTGACGAGTATCGCGGCTCCCTCGCGCCCGAAATATTTCTTGTGGCGCAGATAGAGCATATCCGCGCTGTGGAAAACCTGGATGCCATCCTGTCGCATCCGCGCCTGGACGCCATAATGGTCGGTCCATACGACCTTTCCGGCTCCATGGGGCTTACGGGGCAGTTTGACCATAAGGACTTCAAGGCGGCTATGGAGCGCATCGCGGCCGCCTGTGCGCGCCACAAGGCCCGCATGGGACTGCATATCGTGCAGCCCGACCCGGTTGAACTCGGGCGGCAGATCGCGGCAGGCAGCCGTTTTATTGCCTACGGCATTGATTCCGTCTTTCTCTGGCATGCTGCTGAGCGGCCGGATCAGGGAGAATAA
- a CDS encoding 3-deoxy-manno-octulosonate cytidylyltransferase — translation MNIIAIIPARMGSSRYPGKPLALIHNVPMVGHVAFRTGMSKTLSSTYVATCDEIIENYCKDAGLPCVMTGDHHVRCSTRTAEALLKIEAATGKKADIVVMVQGDEPMVRPEMIDAAVAPMLADPSINVTNLMADMDTLEEFEDPNEVKVVVDKFNDALYFSREPIPSRKKGSDKVPMRKQVCIIPFRRDYLLRFNEMEESPLEIYESVDMMRILEYGEKVRMVPTASRTWSVDTPEDLVRVCRLMEGDDLMKEYSK, via the coding sequence ATGAACATTATTGCCATTATTCCCGCGCGTATGGGGTCCAGCCGTTATCCCGGCAAGCCGCTTGCCCTCATCCACAACGTACCCATGGTGGGTCATGTGGCCTTTCGCACGGGCATGAGCAAAACGCTTTCTTCCACCTATGTGGCCACCTGCGATGAAATTATAGAAAATTACTGCAAGGATGCGGGCCTGCCCTGCGTCATGACCGGCGATCATCATGTGCGCTGTTCTACGCGCACGGCCGAAGCCCTGCTCAAGATCGAGGCCGCCACCGGCAAAAAGGCCGACATTGTTGTTATGGTGCAGGGCGACGAGCCTATGGTGCGGCCCGAGATGATCGACGCCGCCGTGGCCCCCATGCTGGCTGATCCGTCCATCAACGTGACCAACCTCATGGCTGATATGGATACCCTTGAAGAATTTGAAGACCCCAATGAAGTCAAGGTGGTGGTGGACAAGTTCAACGATGCCCTCTACTTCTCGCGCGAGCCGATTCCTTCGCGCAAAAAGGGATCGGACAAGGTGCCCATGCGCAAACAGGTCTGCATCATTCCTTTTCGCCGCGACTATCTGCTGCGCTTTAACGAAATGGAAGAAAGCCCCCTGGAGATCTACGAATCCGTGGACATGATGCGTATCCTTGAATACGGCGAAAAGGTGCGTATGGTTCCCACGGCCAGCCGCACCTGGAGCGTGGACACGCCCGAGGACCTCGTGCGCGTCTGCCGCCTTATGGAAGGTGACGACCTTATGAAGGAATACAGCAAATAA
- a CDS encoding acyltransferase: MAALEKTGMTQEAGQAGRAGPAVPSESAGTAAPEHGAPGWCRRLGAALEELWIALLGWIPTPVGLALRLAGWRWLFARCGSVRFSTGLSLAGCRGMCLGSNVRLGRGCFITATDGELVLHDNVALSPYVHVGADAGRIEIGAHTAVGPGTVIRAANHCIARQDVPMMHQGHVPGEIIIEEDVWIGANCVITPDVRIGRGAVVGAGAVVTRNVAPFSIVGGVPARVIGMRGQSGQPVGGQIA, from the coding sequence ATGGCTGCGCTCGAAAAAACGGGCATGACGCAAGAAGCGGGGCAGGCCGGCCGGGCCGGCCCTGCTGTACCCTCCGAATCCGCCGGTACCGCAGCGCCGGAGCATGGCGCTCCGGGCTGGTGCCGCCGTCTCGGGGCTGCGCTGGAAGAGCTGTGGATAGCCCTGCTCGGCTGGATACCCACGCCCGTGGGGCTGGCCCTGCGGCTTGCAGGCTGGCGCTGGCTTTTTGCCCGTTGCGGCTCGGTGCGCTTCAGCACGGGGCTGAGCCTCGCAGGCTGCCGGGGTATGTGCCTGGGCAGCAACGTACGCCTTGGGCGCGGCTGCTTTATCACTGCCACAGACGGCGAACTGGTGCTGCACGACAACGTGGCCCTGTCGCCCTATGTGCATGTGGGGGCCGATGCGGGCCGCATTGAAATCGGCGCGCACACGGCCGTGGGACCGGGAACGGTCATACGCGCGGCCAATCACTGCATAGCCCGTCAGGATGTGCCCATGATGCATCAGGGGCACGTGCCGGGCGAGATCATTATTGAAGAAGACGTATGGATAGGGGCCAATTGCGTCATTACGCCCGATGTGCGCATCGGGCGCGGTGCGGTGGTGGGAGCGGGGGCCGTGGTTACCCGCAATGTGGCCCCCTTCAGCATAGTGGGCGGGGTTCCGGCCCGTGTCATCGGCATGCGCGGGCAGAGCGGACAACCTGTGGGCGGCCAGATCGCGTAA
- a CDS encoding NAD-dependent epimerase/dehydratase family protein, producing the protein MKITVFGGSGFLGSHICDKLSDAGHAVTIVDLHPSPWLRPDQAMLTGNILEEETVRRAVEGADMVFNYAGIADIGEANNRPVDTARINVLGNVMILEACRQAGVQRYVFASSLYVYGKSGGFYRCSKQACELYIENYQAMHNLPYTILRYGSLYGPRSDRRNAINRFVYEALSTGGITYYGAPTALREYVHVDDASAATLAVLAPEFENQNIIISGNQPMRVGDLFKMIGEMLGKELVINYQNDPNSGHYQVTPYAFMPKVGRKLVPPLTVDLGQGILRVMEEEHKEMHPDLESEGGYLVATDD; encoded by the coding sequence GTGAAAATAACCGTTTTTGGCGGATCCGGCTTTCTGGGTTCGCATATTTGCGACAAGCTTTCTGATGCCGGGCATGCTGTCACAATTGTTGATCTGCATCCCTCTCCCTGGCTGCGACCTGATCAGGCCATGCTCACGGGCAATATTCTTGAAGAAGAAACCGTGCGCAGGGCTGTGGAAGGCGCAGACATGGTGTTCAACTACGCGGGTATAGCCGACATCGGCGAAGCCAATAACCGCCCGGTGGACACAGCGCGCATCAATGTGCTCGGCAACGTCATGATTCTCGAAGCCTGCCGTCAGGCCGGGGTACAGCGCTATGTCTTTGCCAGTTCCCTGTACGTGTACGGCAAGTCGGGCGGTTTTTATCGTTGCAGCAAGCAGGCGTGCGAGCTGTATATTGAAAATTATCAGGCCATGCACAACCTGCCTTACACCATACTGCGGTACGGTTCGCTGTACGGTCCCCGGTCAGACCGGCGTAACGCCATCAACCGCTTTGTGTACGAAGCTCTTTCCACAGGCGGTATTACCTATTATGGCGCGCCTACGGCCCTGCGCGAATATGTGCATGTGGATGATGCCAGCGCCGCCACCCTGGCCGTGCTGGCTCCGGAATTTGAAAACCAGAACATCATCATTTCCGGCAACCAGCCCATGCGGGTCGGCGACCTGTTCAAGATGATCGGTGAAATGCTGGGCAAGGAACTGGTCATCAATTACCAGAACGACCCCAACAGCGGGCATTATCAGGTAACGCCCTATGCCTTCATGCCCAAGGTGGGGCGCAAGCTGGTGCCGCCGCTTACCGTGGACCTCGGGCAGGGCATCCTGCGCGTTATGGAAGAAGAGCATAAGGAAATGCATCCGGATCTGGAGTCAGAGGGCGGCTATCTCGTGGCTACAGACGACTAG
- a CDS encoding methyltransferase domain-containing protein, translated as MRRFYQESWQGIPFTSFSHISFFHLAEPKFYAVFYEELFRRYKNWDDLPAVWRENKRKDARWLIGQLRDQVAREAQPRTEPVRVLSIGSGVGYMEKILLEEMPELELHVNEPSTVGMKWLRQQIPSERIYIGLPPACLPPDVHYDMIYLSTVDYGIPTREFTYLLQELRAQLAPGGEIILLSASLLEEDSFIGSFVNAIKIVIRGFLHYLGIRRQQFWGWRRTRDEYRQLFKQAGCTQVQDGWLQDGFETYWIRGK; from the coding sequence GTGCGGCGATTTTATCAAGAAAGCTGGCAGGGCATACCCTTTACGTCCTTTTCGCATATCTCCTTTTTCCATCTGGCGGAACCCAAGTTCTATGCGGTGTTCTACGAAGAGCTTTTTCGCCGCTACAAAAACTGGGACGATCTGCCCGCTGTCTGGCGCGAAAACAAACGCAAAGACGCCCGCTGGCTCATCGGCCAGTTGCGTGATCAGGTCGCCAGGGAAGCCCAGCCCCGCACAGAACCTGTGCGTGTGCTGTCTATCGGCAGCGGCGTGGGCTATATGGAAAAAATCCTGCTGGAGGAAATGCCCGAGCTGGAGTTGCACGTCAACGAGCCGAGCACTGTCGGCATGAAATGGCTGCGCCAGCAGATTCCCAGCGAGCGCATCTATATCGGCCTGCCCCCGGCCTGCCTGCCGCCTGATGTCCACTATGACATGATCTATCTTTCCACTGTGGACTACGGCATTCCCACGCGCGAATTCACCTACCTGCTACAGGAACTGCGCGCCCAACTGGCCCCCGGCGGAGAGATCATCCTGCTTTCGGCCTCCCTGCTGGAAGAGGATTCCTTTATCGGCAGCTTCGTCAACGCCATAAAGATTGTTATTCGCGGCTTCCTGCATTATCTGGGGATACGGCGTCAGCAATTCTGGGGCTGGCGGCGCACGCGCGATGAATACCGTCAGCTTTTCAAGCAGGCAGGGTGCACCCAGGTACAGGACGGCTGGCTGCAGGACGGCTTTGAAACCTACTGGATTCGCGGAAAATAG
- the dpaL gene encoding diaminopropionate ammonia-lyase, producing MNTVSYCPNSLCTGTADAADVEVYGPEVARVARAFHQGFDRYAPTPLVRLKNLAHELGLGEILVKDESQRFGLNAFKVLGGSYAVARYLARRLDLPMSRVSPQLLRSAEVHEQLGKITLVTATDGNHGRGVAWTAQQLGMGATVFMPAGSAPVRAENIRKTGAQCTITDLNYDDTVRLAMQHAQETDGVLVQDTAWDGYEEVPLWIMQGYTTLALEADEQWRDCGLRPPTHIFLQAGVGSFAAAVLGYFAAVWGDAAPQVITVEPQAADCFFRSFMAGNSAPRAVSGHMRTIMAGLACGEPSSLCWPLLRDRAVGGLSCHDVVAANGMRILAAPLPGDSPVCSGESGAAPLGAIEQIMKNPQMQDVRQALRLDAASRILLFSTEGDTSPELYRQIVWYGRCAGVEAGWPS from the coding sequence GTGAATACTGTCAGCTATTGTCCCAACAGCCTGTGCACAGGCACTGCCGATGCGGCGGATGTTGAGGTCTATGGGCCGGAAGTTGCCCGTGTTGCCCGCGCCTTTCATCAGGGCTTTGACCGCTATGCGCCCACGCCGCTGGTACGACTGAAAAATCTTGCTCATGAACTGGGGCTTGGCGAAATTCTGGTCAAGGACGAGTCGCAACGCTTTGGCCTCAATGCTTTCAAGGTGCTGGGCGGTTCTTACGCGGTGGCGCGTTATCTGGCCCGGCGGCTTGATTTGCCCATGAGCCGGGTCAGCCCGCAACTGCTGCGCTCCGCCGAGGTGCATGAGCAGCTGGGAAAGATCACCCTGGTGACGGCTACTGACGGCAATCACGGCCGGGGCGTAGCCTGGACTGCCCAGCAGCTCGGCATGGGGGCCACGGTCTTCATGCCCGCAGGCTCCGCGCCGGTCAGGGCTGAAAACATCCGCAAGACCGGAGCGCAATGCACCATAACCGACCTCAACTATGATGATACCGTGCGTCTGGCCATGCAGCACGCGCAGGAAACGGACGGCGTGCTTGTGCAGGACACGGCCTGGGACGGGTATGAAGAGGTGCCGCTCTGGATCATGCAGGGGTATACGACCCTGGCTCTGGAAGCAGACGAACAGTGGCGGGATTGCGGACTGCGCCCGCCGACCCATATTTTTCTGCAGGCCGGGGTGGGGTCCTTTGCGGCGGCGGTGCTTGGGTATTTTGCTGCCGTGTGGGGTGATGCCGCGCCGCAGGTCATTACTGTGGAGCCGCAGGCTGCCGACTGCTTTTTCCGTTCCTTCATGGCCGGAAACAGCGCTCCCCGCGCGGTCAGCGGCCATATGCGAACCATCATGGCAGGGCTTGCCTGCGGTGAGCCGAGCAGCCTGTGCTGGCCCCTTTTGCGCGATAGGGCCGTGGGTGGCCTATCCTGCCACGATGTGGTGGCCGCCAACGGCATGCGCATCCTTGCCGCACCGCTGCCGGGCGACAGCCCCGTGTGCAGTGGCGAATCCGGGGCGGCTCCCCTGGGGGCCATCGAGCAGATCATGAAAAATCCGCAGATGCAGGACGTCCGTCAGGCCTTGAGGCTGGACGCAGCCTCCCGCATTTTGCTTTTCAGCACCGAAGGGGATACCTCGCCCGAACTGTACCGCCAGATTGTCTGGTACGGCCGCTGCGCCGGGGTGGAGGCAGGATGGCCGTCATAA
- a CDS encoding HAD family hydrolase — protein sequence MSLQCIVFDCDGVILDSVPVKTRAFARIAAPYGQEAQDRFVMYHSLHGGVSRYRKFEWLYNEVLGREITQDESERLGRLFAEYALDEVRRCPLIPGVKDVLDTWKGRLPLYVCSGAPHEEVQAVLRERGLDQYFTSIHGSPPAKARLLAQIVAPLPLAPENVLMVGDAPTDRDAAEDVGTLFYGVGPDIKPASDTAYPWAEDLTGLNDWIAARVASA from the coding sequence ATGTCACTGCAATGTATTGTTTTTGACTGTGACGGTGTCATACTGGACAGTGTGCCCGTAAAAACCCGGGCCTTTGCTCGCATTGCCGCGCCTTACGGGCAGGAGGCGCAAGACCGCTTTGTCATGTACCACAGCCTGCACGGCGGTGTGAGCAGATACAGGAAATTTGAATGGCTTTACAACGAAGTGCTCGGCCGTGAGATAACGCAGGACGAGTCCGAAAGACTGGGCCGCCTGTTTGCAGAATACGCCCTGGACGAAGTGCGCCGCTGCCCGCTTATTCCCGGCGTCAAGGATGTGCTGGACACCTGGAAGGGCAGGCTGCCCCTCTATGTCTGTTCCGGTGCGCCCCATGAAGAAGTGCAGGCTGTGCTGCGCGAGCGCGGGCTGGATCAGTACTTTACGTCCATTCACGGCTCTCCCCCGGCCAAGGCCCGGCTTCTGGCCCAGATTGTGGCCCCCCTGCCCCTGGCCCCGGAAAATGTGCTTATGGTGGGAGACGCCCCCACAGACCGCGATGCAGCGGAAGACGTGGGTACACTTTTTTACGGCGTGGGGCCGGACATCAAGCCGGCTTCGGACACCGCCTACCCCTGGGCCGAAGACCTTACGGGTCTCAATGACTGGATTGCGGCCCGCGTGGCCTCGGCCTGA